TAGGATAGGTTTTGCCGGGTACCAACAGAGTAGAAGCTATCGCCGGTCTTTCGCTCAAAGCGATGTTGATCACAGCGATCGGGATTCTGCTCTTTGGTATCTATGTGGGCATTTTGATTTACGGGGAGAACTCATTGACGGTGCTGAACGATCTCAAAGAGAAAAAAGAGATGCTGAAGCAGGAAGAAAAGCACTTAAAGGCAGAGAACCAGAAGCTGCAGAAAGAACTTTTCGAACTAAAACAATTAGAACCAAAGGAGTAGGAAATGAAACAATATGTATGGGTAGCAGCGATAGTAGCAATGGTAGGTGTGAATGCAGCGGAGAATCCTTTCGATCTCAACAGCAACCTCAAGAAGATAGACCAGGCAGAAAGTTCGCTTTTAAGTGATCTTGAGAAGATAGCCAAAGAGAAAGAGGCACAGGAAGAGCTTGAAGACAACGATGCGGATCTTGATGCAGAAGAGGGAGATACCCCCGAAGAGGCAACAGCCCCTGCAGAGGAAGTTGTGGCAGAAGAGACTGTTGCTGCTGTTGTTGAGGAAAGTACCCCTGAAGCAGCCGTTGAAGCGGTAGAAGAGAAAACAGAAGAGGTTGCAGCAGCTGAAACACCAGCGGTCAAGATCGAAACAGCAGAAGAAAAAGAGGCAAGACTCCAAAAGGTCAAAGAGGAGCAGGAGCGTCTTGAGGCAGAAAGAGCAGCTGCAGAAAAAGCTGCAGCTGAAAAAGCGGCAAAAGAGAAAGCAGAACAGGAGCGTATAGCAAAAGAGAAGGCTGAAGCAGAAGAACTTGCGCGTATCAAAAAAGCACAGGAAGAGAAAAAAGCAGCTGAAGCATTAGCCAAGCTAGAAGCTGAGAAAGCTGCGCTGGAAAAGAAACTTGCCGAAGAAGAGGCAGCTAAACAAGCCGTAAATACCCAAAAAAGTGAAGCACAAACCGATACCAAACCAATAGCCGATATTGATATTGCCAAAGAGAAAGAGATGGAATCAGCAGATGCCGAGAAGACCCTGGAAGAGGCGATGAAAGAGGTTGACCAGGACTAAGGCTTCTCCCACCTTATGCTGATCCATTTGATCAGCAGCATCGAGAAGAGTATCTCGAAGATACTGGCGAGTATCAGCTGATAGTAGCTGAGCATATTCAACAGTTTTGTTTCATAGCCTATGGTCGCAACGGCAACAAGCAGTGTCAAAGGCATAGAGAGTGACAGCGCGATCAGAAGTGCATCCCTTGCACCACTGATCTGTTTCAGAACCACTGCGGCAAGCACCCTTGCCAGGATCATCAAAAAAGTGATCAGCAGTGCCCCCGTAACTACCCCTTCTTCCGTCAGTGACTTTAGGTCGAAGGATGCTCCCACATGTATGAAGAAGAGCGGCACCAGAAAACCGAAGCCCAAACTTGATATCTTTGCTTCAAGCTGCTTCTCATGGTGAAAGAATGCCGAAATGGCGATCCCCGCGATAAATGCTCCCAGTGCCAGCTCCAGTTTCAAATAGAGCATGACAGCGATCAGGATGAAGAAGAGTGCCATAGAGAGGCGGATATCCTGATCGGAAGTATCCAGTTTTGGTATGAGTGTCTTTTTCAATTCCGGCATCCACCAGAAGAGCAGACGGAGAAGCTTGTAGAGCAGATAGACCGCAGCAATGAAGCCTGTCAGGTAACTCACCTTCATCACCAGCGTCATATTCACACCTGTGGTACTGGCAGCATCGAATATGGTCAGGATTGCAATACTGATGATCTCTCCCAGAATACCTGCAATGAATGCCAGTTTGATCCAGGGCTGTTCTTTTCCATAGGTCTTTGCAAGGGAGGCAAGTATACCAATGGAGATAAGGGGCATAGAGATGATCGTGATGGTATTGAGGTGGAACATGATACCAGATGAGACAGAGAAGAATGCCATAAGCCCCAGGAAGAGCATCGATCTTCGGATGATCGCTTTGGGGCTTTGGGTGATCTGTTTCAGGTCGACTTCCATTCCCGCCAGGAACATCAGGTAGAGAAAGCCTACTTCGGCAATAATGTCAAAATACTGGTTGTGGCCGACCAGACCCATATAGGCAACGATGGCTCCCAGAATGATCTCGACGGGAGGGGTCGGCATACGCAGCAGTTTTGAGACAAAAGGACTGCCCCATATCAACAGCGAAAGGGTAAGGATGAGGGAAATGTCAGTATGAATCACAGCTTGTCGCTACCTCGTAGCCAAGTCTTTCCAGCATCAACTGGTCTTTTCTGGGTGCAATCCCTGATGTGGTAAGATAATCGCCGATGACAATAGAGTTCGCGCCTGCTTCGAACATTTTCTGCTCCTGTCCGCTAAAGAGCAGTTCTCTCCCCCCGGCGACCATCAGAAGCCTCTCTCCTCCCAAAAGGTCATGTGCCCTACGAATGATCTCCAGAGCCTCCTCCAGTTCTATATTCCTGGTTTTAATGGGAAGGGCAGGATTGGGGTGGTAAAAATTCAGAGGAGTCGACTCCGGCTGAAGTGAAACGATAGCGTCAATCAGCGCCACTCTGTCTTCCGCTGTTTCTCCCATGCCGAAGATCCCTCCGCTGCAGAGTGCCAGTCCGACAGATTTGACATTCTCGCAGGTCTCATACCGCTCACTCCATGCATGGGTAAGACAGATCTCCGGGTAGTATCGTTCGGAGGTCTCAAGGTTATGGTTGTAGCTGTCGATACCGTGTTCCTTCAGGTAGACAAGCTGCTCTTTCGTTGCAGTTCCGTTGCAGGCGATAAGGTTCAACCCTTCCACCTCTGCTTTGACCGCCTGTGCAGCACGTGCCACAAACTCGACCTTCTTGTCATCCAGGCCTTTGCCTGCCGTGACCAGACAGTAGCCCAGAGCACCGTTCTCTTTGGCCTGCCGGGCCTCTGCTACGATCTGTTCTATGGCTTTATAGCTGTATCGCTCGATATCGGCATGGTACCGTACACTCTGTGTACAGAACTTGCAATCTTCTTTGCAGGTACCGCTGAGAATATTGTTGATGGCACATAAAAAGATCTGCTTTTGTGCTGACATCAGTTTACTTTGCCTCTTCTTTGTGTTTGCACTTGAAGCATTCGTAGATCTCTTTGCCCCGAAGTGTCTTCTTGC
Above is a window of Sulfurovum riftiae DNA encoding:
- a CDS encoding FtsB family cell division protein; amino-acid sequence: MPGTNRVEAIAGLSLKAMLITAIGILLFGIYVGILIYGENSLTVLNDLKEKKEMLKQEEKHLKAENQKLQKELFELKQLEPKE
- a CDS encoding cation:proton antiporter, which gives rise to MIWGSPFVSKLLRMPTPPVEIILGAIVAYMGLVGHNQYFDIIAEVGFLYLMFLAGMEVDLKQITQSPKAIIRRSMLFLGLMAFFSVSSGIMFHLNTITIISMPLISIGILASLAKTYGKEQPWIKLAFIAGILGEIISIAILTIFDAASTTGVNMTLVMKVSYLTGFIAAVYLLYKLLRLLFWWMPELKKTLIPKLDTSDQDIRLSMALFFILIAVMLYLKLELALGAFIAGIAISAFFHHEKQLEAKISSLGFGFLVPLFFIHVGASFDLKSLTEEGVVTGALLITFLMILARVLAAVVLKQISGARDALLIALSLSMPLTLLVAVATIGYETKLLNMLSYYQLILASIFEILFSMLLIKWISIRWEKP
- a CDS encoding biotin synthase is translated as MSAQKQIFLCAINNILSGTCKEDCKFCTQSVRYHADIERYSYKAIEQIVAEARQAKENGALGYCLVTAGKGLDDKKVEFVARAAQAVKAEVEGLNLIACNGTATKEQLVYLKEHGIDSYNHNLETSERYYPEICLTHAWSERYETCENVKSVGLALCSGGIFGMGETAEDRVALIDAIVSLQPESTPLNFYHPNPALPIKTRNIELEEALEIIRRAHDLLGGERLLMVAGGRELLFSGQEQKMFEAGANSIVIGDYLTTSGIAPRKDQLMLERLGYEVATSCDSY